A region of Gracilinanus agilis isolate LMUSP501 chromosome 3, AgileGrace, whole genome shotgun sequence DNA encodes the following proteins:
- the NCK1 gene encoding cytoplasmic protein NCK1 isoform X1, whose amino-acid sequence MAEEVVVVAKFDYVAQQEQELDIKKNERLWLLDDSKSWWRVRNSMNRTGFVPSNYVERKNSARKASIVKNLKDTLGIGKVKRKHSVPDSASPADDSFVDPGERLYDLNMPAYVKFNYMAEREDELSLTKGTKVVVMEKCSDGWWRGSYNGQVGWFPSNYVTEESDSPLGDHMGSLSEKLAAVVNNLNSGQVLHVVQALYPFSSSNDEELNFEKGEIMDVIEKPENDPEWWKCRKINGQVGLVPKNYVTVMQNSQITSGLEPSPPQCDYIGPSVTGRFAGNPWYYGKVTRHQAEMALNERGNEGDFLIRDSESSPNDFSVSLKAQGKNKHFKVQLKDTVYCIGQRKFSTMEELVEHYKKAPIFTSEQGEKLYLIKHLS is encoded by the exons ATGGCAGAAGAGGTGGTGGTGGTAGCCAAATTTGATTATGTGGCCCAGCAAGAGCAGGAGCTGGATATCAAGAAGAATGAAAGGCTTTGGCTACTGGATGATTCCAAGTCCTGGTGGAGAGTTCGAAATTCTATGAACAGAACTGGTTTTGTGCCTTCTAACTATGTTGAAAGGAAAAACAGTGCTAGGAAAGCCTCTATTGTGAAAAATCTAAAGGATACTTTAG gtattggaaaagtgaaaaggaaaCACAGTGTGCCAGATTCTGCATCTCCTGCTGATGATAGTTTTGTTGACCCTGGAGAACGGCTCTATGACCTCAACATGCCTGCTTATGTGAAGTTTAATTACATGGCAGAGAGGGAGGATGAATTATCTTTGACAAAAGGGACAAAAGTGGTCGTCATGGAGAAATGCAGTGATGGTTGGTGGCGGGGGAGCTATAATGGACAGGTTGGATGGTTTCCTTCAAACTATGTGACTGAAGAAAGTGACAGTCCTTTGGGTGACCACATGGGCTCCTTATCGGAGAAATTAGCAGCGGTTGTCAATAATTTAAACAGTGGACAAGTGTTACATGTGGTACAAGCTCTCTACCCATTCAGCTCCTCCAATGATGAAGAGCTAAATtttgagaaaggagaaataatgGATGTTATTGAAAAACCTGAAAATGACCCTGAGTGGTGGAAATGTCGGAAGATTAATGGGCAGGTGGGCCTAGTGCCAAAGAACTACGTTACTGTCATGCAGAACAGCCAAATAACCTCAGGATTGGAACCGTCACCCCCACAGTGTGATTACATTGGGCCATCAGTCACTGGCAGATTTGCTGGCAACCCATGGTATTATGGGAAAGTCACTAGACATCAAGCAGAAATGGCATtgaatgaaagaggaaatgaaggggaCTTCCTCATTCGAGATAGTGAATCTTCA ccgAATGATTTCTCAGTATCTTTGAAAGCACAAGGGAAAAACAAGCATTTTAAAGTCCAGTTGAAAGACACTGTTTACTGCATTGGACAGCGTAAATTCAGCACCATGGAAGAACTTGTAGAACATTATAAAAAGGCACCGATTTTTACAAGTGAACAAGGAGAAAAATTATATCTCATCAAGCATTTATCATGA
- the NCK1 gene encoding cytoplasmic protein NCK1 isoform X2: protein MDWLNLIKDFFSIGKVKRKHSVPDSASPADDSFVDPGERLYDLNMPAYVKFNYMAEREDELSLTKGTKVVVMEKCSDGWWRGSYNGQVGWFPSNYVTEESDSPLGDHMGSLSEKLAAVVNNLNSGQVLHVVQALYPFSSSNDEELNFEKGEIMDVIEKPENDPEWWKCRKINGQVGLVPKNYVTVMQNSQITSGLEPSPPQCDYIGPSVTGRFAGNPWYYGKVTRHQAEMALNERGNEGDFLIRDSESSPNDFSVSLKAQGKNKHFKVQLKDTVYCIGQRKFSTMEELVEHYKKAPIFTSEQGEKLYLIKHLS from the exons ATGGATTGGTTAAACCTCATTAAGGACTTTTTCA gtattggaaaagtgaaaaggaaaCACAGTGTGCCAGATTCTGCATCTCCTGCTGATGATAGTTTTGTTGACCCTGGAGAACGGCTCTATGACCTCAACATGCCTGCTTATGTGAAGTTTAATTACATGGCAGAGAGGGAGGATGAATTATCTTTGACAAAAGGGACAAAAGTGGTCGTCATGGAGAAATGCAGTGATGGTTGGTGGCGGGGGAGCTATAATGGACAGGTTGGATGGTTTCCTTCAAACTATGTGACTGAAGAAAGTGACAGTCCTTTGGGTGACCACATGGGCTCCTTATCGGAGAAATTAGCAGCGGTTGTCAATAATTTAAACAGTGGACAAGTGTTACATGTGGTACAAGCTCTCTACCCATTCAGCTCCTCCAATGATGAAGAGCTAAATtttgagaaaggagaaataatgGATGTTATTGAAAAACCTGAAAATGACCCTGAGTGGTGGAAATGTCGGAAGATTAATGGGCAGGTGGGCCTAGTGCCAAAGAACTACGTTACTGTCATGCAGAACAGCCAAATAACCTCAGGATTGGAACCGTCACCCCCACAGTGTGATTACATTGGGCCATCAGTCACTGGCAGATTTGCTGGCAACCCATGGTATTATGGGAAAGTCACTAGACATCAAGCAGAAATGGCATtgaatgaaagaggaaatgaaggggaCTTCCTCATTCGAGATAGTGAATCTTCA ccgAATGATTTCTCAGTATCTTTGAAAGCACAAGGGAAAAACAAGCATTTTAAAGTCCAGTTGAAAGACACTGTTTACTGCATTGGACAGCGTAAATTCAGCACCATGGAAGAACTTGTAGAACATTATAAAAAGGCACCGATTTTTACAAGTGAACAAGGAGAAAAATTATATCTCATCAAGCATTTATCATGA